GGCTGCAGCGCTAATCATTATCGGAGGAGCTGACAAAGACAGCAAGCTGGTGGTAGGGCCGGAGCAGGGACGCATGAAAACCATAGTGCCAATGGAGCATATCCTTAACGATGTTCATGAGGTAGCAGGTGCGGGAACCATTTTCCCTGACGATGAGGGTAATCCGATGCTCCATATGCATATGGCATGTGGTAGAAAAGCGTTTACAACAACCGGATGCATCCGTAATGGTGTTAAGGTGTGGCACATAATGGAAGTCATACTTTTTGAATTAACGGAAACAACCGGTATCAGAACATTTGAATCCGGAACAGGATTCAAGCTGCTAAATCCATAGCCTCGTATATATAAATATTAACGTTTTGAAAACTGAAAACGAGCCCTTGCACCCTTTTGACCGTATTTTTTTCTTTCTTTTACCCTGGGATCACGTTTGACAAAACCGGCTTTTTTCAGAACCTGTCTAAGTTCAGGGTCGGATAACATTAGCGCCTTTGTAATGCCGTGTCTGATTGCGCCGGCCTGCCCTGAAATACCTCCGCCTTTAACATGCACCTTTATATCAAACAACCCGATAGTATTGGTTAGAGCAAGCGGCTGAGTCATAATTGTTTTTAGAGATACAATCTTGAAATAATCTTCCACTGGACGATTATTAATGACAATTGCTCCCTTTCCGGGCATTAGCCAGGTCCTGGCAATAGCGTTCTTTCGCTTTCCTGTTGCATAATAAACATTTTCTTTATTCATATACTATTTCCTGATGATAATTAAATTTAAACTCACCTTTTAGTTGCAAAATGCTAAACAGCCTCTGGTTGCTGAGCTGTATGAGGATGCTTATCGCCCGTATAAACCTTCAACTTTTTAAACAACTTGCTCCCAAGCCTGTTTTTAGGAAGCATCCCTTTGACAGCAAAACGGATAAGATCTTCAGGCCTCTTTTCCAATAGTTTCTTTGCGGTAATTGTCGTTAACCCTCCGATATAACCACTATGCCGATAATAGCATTTCTGGTCCAATTTCCTTCCGGTAAGAACAATTTTGTCGGCATTTATAACTACAATCCAATCGCCTGTATCCACATGAGGTGTAAACAAGGGGTTGTGTTTGCCCCTAAGGCGTGAAGCTATCAAAGTAGCCAGCCTGCCGAGAACCGCTCCCTTTGCATCAACAATACACCATTTACCCTTGTTGTCTGCCTGAGTCGCACTATATGTATATTTTTTCACCCTATCTTTCCTCCTTACTTAAAACATTATCTATAAATTAAAATATTATATTGTGTCAAGAATAAAAACCAGGT
This genomic window from Anaerolineae bacterium contains:
- a CDS encoding PPC domain-containing DNA-binding protein, with the protein product MKYSQAKQGRIFVIRLEDGDIVHEEIERFARDQSIKAAALIIIGGADKDSKLVVGPEQGRMKTIVPMEHILNDVHEVAGAGTIFPDDEGNPMLHMHMACGRKAFTTTGCIRNGVKVWHIMEVILFELTETTGIRTFESGTGFKLLNP
- the rpsI gene encoding 30S ribosomal protein S9 → MNKENVYYATGKRKNAIARTWLMPGKGAIVINNRPVEDYFKIVSLKTIMTQPLALTNTIGLFDIKVHVKGGGISGQAGAIRHGITKALMLSDPELRQVLKKAGFVKRDPRVKERKKYGQKGARARFQFSKR
- the rplM gene encoding 50S ribosomal protein L13, with amino-acid sequence MKKYTYSATQADNKGKWCIVDAKGAVLGRLATLIASRLRGKHNPLFTPHVDTGDWIVVINADKIVLTGRKLDQKCYYRHSGYIGGLTTITAKKLLEKRPEDLIRFAVKGMLPKNRLGSKLFKKLKVYTGDKHPHTAQQPEAV